The nucleotide sequence CGACAGGCAGAAGTTCCAGGGCAGGCGGAAGGCAGACATGATGAAATAACCAAGCTAGACAACAAGACTAGGAAAAACTGACTAGAAAACACGACTGAACTAGGCTAAGGATTAACAAGGTGGCTTCATACGGCAGCTAACACAAAGAGAGTGCTAAACGCAGTCCAATACTCGGCCCAGAATAGTGGGAAGGGCCTCGTATTTACACAGCTCCAGACAAGCGGTGGGGCAGGGGTGAGACAAGGCAAgggttggagggccaggtccatatAGAGGATTTGGGGACAGAAGCAGGACCGGCAGAGCAAGAGCCCATCAGGGGGGCGCAGGCGGAGCAGGAGTCCACCAGGCGGGCGCAGGCAGaccaggagccctccagggcggaacagacAGActgggagccctccagggcagagcacgcagagcaggagcccaccagggtggagcacacggagcaggagcccaccagggtggagcaggtggaagaggagccctccagggcggagcagagAAACCAGGACAAAGTAGATGGAGCAGAGAACCACGCCagagactgggacctggggaaaacAGAGATagaagagacagacagagcaacAAGGAGAGAGACAGGGAATGCAGTGGGCTTATTAGCAGTCTCTGTGGGGACAACAGACAGGGCTGAGAGTTGATAAACTGCCACCATCGTCGTGACAGTACTGGCAGAGACTTCAATGACGGCCTCCAAAGCCGTGATCgtacaggcagagagttcagaTGTGAtgaggctctgggaggtcaaatgagatgtgacgaggctctgggaggtcagacgagatgtgacaaGTCTCTgagaggtcagacgagacatgaggaggctctgggaggtcagatgAGACTTAGGGTCAATCAGCAGTGAACGTAATCCTAGGGAAGAGGCAAATGAGGGGCGAGCAGAGTCCAAACGACAAGGCAAAGGGTGAAATCCACGACAGGCAGCTAACACAAAGAGATTGCTAAATGCAGTCCAATACTGGGCCCAGAATAGTGGGAAGGGCTTCATATTTATACAGCTCATGATTGGCTGCACCTGTGATCTTAGGCtgtgtttacactagtgcattttcattttaaaatgcataattttttctGCAGTTACGCCTGTCATTTACACTACTCCAGCTTTTTCGACCCTCGAAAACggagagttttgaaaatgtttttaaaagaaaatgcactagtgtaaacagagTCTTtgattatgtgtacaattttagAACAAGTTGTGTCTGCTTAATTGCGCTCCctcgtgcaaaaaaaaaaaaagaaaattcaggTTTCAAGCCTCATCGTAGCACTTCTTCAAATTACCCCTTCGTTTATCTAAAAGAGGAATTATCTAAACTAACGGCAACAAAGTATGGAGTGTCACAATGATCTTAGGCCCTCTGtgattttcaatatacatgcttgGAAATATTATTAGGATATATGgcattagtttccattgttacaCTATTGATACTCAGCTATACATTTCATCAAAAGCTGCATAACCTGGACCTGCCCTCTGCAATGTGTAACAGAACACCCTGGACTGCATTTCCCATCCTCCACCTCTCTGATTACATACACAGCTGCAGCTAATCTCACACTGTATACAAGGCCATCACCATCATTCTGTGCCAAGTATTTATAACTTTCTCAGCGATAGCTACTTTACAGAGCCACTTTTAGGTTTCCTAGTTTTCTGAGCTTAGTTGTATCTTGATCTTAGTCTGTTTACCTGCGTTCTGATCACCTGCCCGTTTTGGATATTGCTCTTGTCTTATCGTTTGGACTCTGCTCCTGATCTGGATTTTTCACCTGTCCCTGGATTAGTCTTTCGTCTTGCCCTGTTTTtatctgtttgctggtgtcAACCTTGCCTGCttatgaccatgtctctgtttaataaaagcttgcatttggtTTCGCCCGCTTCATGTCTCATTCGCTCCGTAACAGAATACTCGTCCCAGAATGATGGTGACGGCCTCGTATTTATACAGCATGTTATTGGCTGCAGCTGTATGCATAATCAGAGAGGTGgagcatgggaaatgtagtccagggtgtagtgcaacagtctgtgtaaatatgatgcacaggcgacctctggtggcaggCAGACCAGACAGGATTTGTGACACATATCTCATAGAAATTACTTTCACGTAAGGGTGTTTTAATCTCCATATATAGTGATTTCAGGGAGGAGACGGGGTGGAGATGTATGTACGCACAATCTTCCCCTGACTTTATGAAGGGTTTTTTGCGTGGGTTCTGGCATTCATATCGTTTCataaatttgaaaacatttgtgtgtaTACAAAATCTAGCTTTTGTGCATACATACACTTTTAGGATGAAATCTACTGAGAGTTTTATAAATGAGTCCCCTGATGCGTAAATGAGGCCCCTGatccttttttttctgttttcccaACTAATTTTCTCCCACACTTTATATTCATGGTCTTTAAATAAATTCCCCTGTTGGACTGAACCTTTTGTGTTGACCCTTTTTTTGTGTTATGACTGTGACCGTAACAACAGTAACTGGTCTTGTCACAAGCACAAGCAAGTGGGATAAGCACAGCACATGACTACAAATGGTGATAAACCTGGCCCAGAAAACCACAGGGACAGATCTCTCTCAGGACATCTACAACAGAAGGATGTGGGATATGGGGTGTGGGGTGGATCTTTTAAATCATGGAAGGTCGTCATCATCAATgaatttttggaaaaacaatTTCCAGCATGCCACCCATTGATTCAGGAGCATAAAAGAATTCCATTGATGATGACCTTACGTGATTTAAAGGACCCACCTACAGTCCTGTTGAAGGTCCATCGAACAACCATCCTGGTCTAATCATCTCAGACAACCCTCAAGAGactattaccttttttttttttttttttttttttttttttttcagtctccTTTTACACCAGTAGTTTTGGGCAATCATTGGCTAGTGCAGCATAATCCTCAGATTAAATGGGCAGAAGGGACTATTATGTCAGTCTGTCGTGTCATGTTGAATGTTTAGTATCTGCTCTTCCTGCTGTTTCTTCTGTTTCCGTGTTTGAAGAGAGATTTCTCTGGAGTCCTAGAGGAGTGCCACGATTTGCAGGTAGTGTTTAGTCATTCCTGGGCTGCTTCTTTCCCTCCTCATCAATCTTATGACGGTAGCATTGATCTTCTCCCTGGCACAACTCCACTTCACAGGAAATTGTATTCCCTGTCGGCATCGCCAAAGCATCTTAAGCGCAAAGCACTTAAGAAATATCTCACTGACTTACTCGCAGCTGATACCATTGTCCCAGCCACCTCTCCCACTAGGGTGAGGTTCTTCTTTGTGCCCCTGAATAGATTATCATGGGCTGAACAAAATCACTATAAATAATCAGTAGCAGTTAACGCTGATGTCGTCAGCTTTCGAGATCTTGCAGGGAACTCATGCTGCATCCTCTATGGGGAATGCTGCCAGTATAACTGGTGTCTGAAGCATGTGTGAAACAACGTCAATTCTATTGGACCACGTGACCCTTGACGTTGTAACACTCGGCTTTGTCAGCTGAGTTACAAGACTAAAATAGGGTCAGATTTAACTGTGAGAGATAGTGGTTAAAAGAATGAGACATAAAAGGAAATTGGTTTAAATAGAAATGGTGTATTTACAATAGTCACATAAAAGACTTAAAACAACATGATAAAACCATGTAAACTCAGTCTGTAAAAAGAATGCAGTTGATCTGTCCATACCCTAAAACAGTCCAAGAATCCCAGTGTGTTGATAAGTCCAATGTGAGTGTCCACCAGTGAATATACAAACCACAGAAAGTGTAATCCAAAGTTTGAAGATGGTGTCTGGAAAAGCTCTAAAATAACAACTCCTCAATCCAGGTAAGTTTTGTGACTGATCCTGTTTGTTTAACAAGCTGCTCTCTTTATATAGTTCCTGCTTCCTGTCATGTGATTGGTCAACCATACATTTCTTAAAGACATACAcacacttaaaatgttaagaggaataaaatggacaaaaaacatgtaaaacacttaaaactctataatacattaaatcatCGTAATAAATAGAGCTGTTAAAcatgtcttttatgtgacaGTATCACAACGTCATAAGCAGGTGCCCGGAAGTATAAAAGGGGCACCTGCTGAATACATCACCAAATTTTGTTGTCTTCAGAGCCGTCTGTTTGAAGTGCGTGTAAGAGACCAAGGCAGGTGAGAGTTGTGCCAGGTTGTGGCAGGTTTGTCCATTTCACTGTTGCCTTGGTTACCAGCCGCCTCTGTTCTCTTCTCAGGAGTCTGAGACTTACGTTCCCTCAATGCAGGCGTTTATTCAACATGCCGTCACACCTGAAAATGGGTAAGAACCATGCAGTAAACAAGcactggatgatgacatcactgaattcaatgaactgcctttaactgaaaattaattGAGTGTTACTATTGTCCTTTTGGATTATTGGCTAGCggttttcctatttaatactgtaaagctgctttgacacaatctgtattgttaaaaacaCTATATAAAAAAGGTGACTTGACATGATTCTGCGTTTTTTTCAGCTTCTTTGCCAGATTATTGTAAGTATTCAAACACCTATACCTGTGGTCTTCGATCTAGAATTCTCAGTACATTTAAAGTCAAGTCCTAGTCCTGTTGTGTACACAATACCTGTTCTCTGCCCGGTCTTCCTGCTGCCTGAGGTCACTCGTCCATTCGTCTTAGTCTGCAATACTGAGTGGTTGGGGACTCTGCTTCACACTCTGTCTGCCCGCTGTCTAGCCCGAGACCGGCAACTCCTGACCTCACTGGACAAGTTTTGGTTGCTACCAGTTCTGCATCCACCAGTAATGCCGGTGTATGGCAGACTGCCTTTGttcttttcagtaaataaaGAGTGTGTAAATTTACCTTTGCTCTTGGGTCTTCTGTTTTCCATGACAAAAACTTGATCGTACTAGTTTTGCAACTGggtttaaatttcaaaaacatttagttGGGACCTATTTGGAGAATGTGCAGTGATAtgataaaaaatctttttgaatATGGCCCCTGACCTTCTGTATCCTCTTTGCTTTCTAATGATGTAATGATTCTTTGTTCAACTCATTTGAGACCTTTTAACTGGACCAAGCTGTTAAAACTCTCCAGAGAGTTTATTAGCACCCGAAATATTTGTCATCTGTAATGATGTCTCATGAAATTTATGGTCAAAGCCTAGCAATTAAAGGTGTTAAATGTACAGATAAGAAATAAACTTGTGATGATGCAACCAGAGCTGTTGTAGCTTACATCCGTTACAGCCAGGTCACTCATCATTACCTTAACCACTTTACTGATTCTGTAGAAAACACACAAGAGATTAATACTTCTGTTTTGTGCAATACAAAGGTCTTACcaaatataaatgacaaatgTACTGTATGAACATAAATGCTCAGTGGATGCAAAGCTGTCTGACACTTTCTTTtcattattgtgtttattttaagctACAAGAACCATACAGTGGAATGTTACTGAATATTTACAGATTGTTGTGATACCGGTATATAAAgtaactgcaaaaataaatccaaaatgcaactgaaatgcaATAAAGTGACTTCTTATGTCACCAGTTACATCTGTctcttaaatattaatatttatcagCCCGCACAGGAAATGTACTCATCTGCAAACAGTTATTACACATGAAGGTTGtagttaataaaatttaagcCCTTAGTATATAGAGTAGTTTGCATTTTATAAACATCAGAATCGCAGTCTTCTACATGATAAACCAGCATCAGTGCAGCATTCAGCAGGCCCTGGATCCGTGGCCTCACCTGAGTGAACACACCGATCAAGTACAAGCCATGAACATGGAAACCCCACCTAGCCAGCCAGCCCGCTGGTACGCTTACTGatttattgtataattacaataaatgcattaactaatttattgagatgttTCATTGAGATGTTTATTTGTCGTGCAATGTATTGTCTTAAATGTGGTGATGCAGTGGCTGTATTTTTAAGCCCAAGACAAATTTTCCTTTGGGACAATAAAGTATACCTTACCTTAATGTTGGCTTCATGTGTACCTGCACAATAGAAGTAGCTATGTTTAGTATACTGTGATAGtaactatatatttattactaCTTAAATAAAGAAAGCTTAGATCCACACTTCTCACAGAACCACTCAATGAGAGACATGGAAACTACTGAGGCATTTAGAGTCCTCTATTTAGAGTTATTATCCATACCccaaattctaaaaatgtaaactacaaaatgatttatttaaaaatcatatctCTCCTAActtaaaaagaagaagaaaaaaaaaagattcaaagatGCAAACAGATATCAAgtctgctgtaaagcagctctaaaaaaagaaaacactttttCTTCAAGGACAAGATTGTCCTTGTTTAGCTGAAGTCAGTTCAGTGGTAATTTAGTTCAggtaaaatgaaatgtgtaaaGAAAAATTATGAAAGAAGTTTAATTCATCTTTAAAGCAGCTCTGTAGAAAAGAGTGGTGTCATCATCAGCTCAGATCAGTTCTCATCCAATAGTGTCTGTACAGTCAATTCAATAACACTGATAAATAAATGGCTAAATGTTAAAGTCCTCAAACTGCACAAAGCCTATAATGAAGCCCTAAGATCAGGTGACAGAGTGGCATTCGGAGCCACCAGGATAAACCCTTACCCACATCATCAAAAAAGCATCCTACAGTGTTATGCTTCAATGCATGTTACATGAAGTGTTTTGAAAGATGGGTCATGGTTCAGATTGTAAGAGTAAATAAGCGTCATTGGATTCACTACTGTATAGATCAGATTGACCAGGTCTATGAATATTTAACTAGTGGGTGGGTTTGAGAGCTGAATAATGAAACCTCATGTTGAATGGGTTGGCCGCTGTACTTTCCATAAGTATAAAGCTGAGTCATGTCAGTGACAAGAACCAGGGGCTAAACTGACAAGCATCCTCACACAGAGTCTACTCTTCAATATCCATCTATCACGGAAATGTCTGACTGGGGAGTGACAAACGTGGACAATCAAACAGTCCAGTACTGCTTTCCAAACAACAATTTGTCTTGCACCAAAAGTATCAGACCAGAATCGGAATACATTATTGTGTACATTTTCGTTTCTGTAACATCAGTGTTCACGGTGTTTCTGAACTTGTTGGTGATTGTCTCCATCTCACACTTCAAGCAGCTCCACACTCCGACCAATGTGCTGATCCTCTCTCTGGCCGTGGCTGATCTGATCGCAGGACTGATTCTCATGCCAGTGCAGGGAATGAAACTGATTGAGCCATGCTGGTACTTTGGAGAAATATTTTGCTCAATATTTCCTCTGATTCTGTATGTGGTTGTCGTGGCATCTCTCGGTAATATGATTATTATATCTGTGGATCGGTTCATTGCTGTGAATGACCCTTTGCGTTATCCACTGAAGGTCAACACTAACAGAGttattgttaccattgttgtaaACTGGTTATTCTCCTTTGCATattcattttatcttttgtaTGACTTTTTACTCCATCCAGAGAGAAACCACACATGTATTGGAGAATGTGTACTTGTCGTGACATTGGAAAATCTAATAATAGatacttttgtttgtttagtagcACCTTGCTGTATAATTATtcctttatatataaaaatctgcTTTCTAGCAAAACGGCAAGCTAAGCACTTAAATGcagtcacagaaaaaaaggccaaatcagaaaaaaaggcTGCAAGAACCTTGGGGATTGTAGTGCTGgtttatcttctttttttggATGCCATACTACATAGTTACTCTTTCGTTTGGGCATGATGAAAATGATGCTCTTATAATTAACGTAATGTATTGGATGTTATGCATGAATTCCTGCATGAATCCACTTATCTATGCAATGTTTTATCAATGGTTTAGAGTGTcagcaaaatacattttgacaatgaaaatatttgaacCTTCATCAGAATACTTCAATCTGTTCCCAGATGAGAAATGATCATTTAAACTCTTGCGTGAACAGCATGAAGCACAAATGTAAATAAGATCATCTGTCTTCAAATGCAATAGTTAGGGTTCCTGTGTTAAGCACTCTCTTGTAAAAGATTAGATGACACCAGTCTCAGTGCAGCACCCATGTTCGTAAAAAAGTGTACTGCCTAGTGTGTATGTATATTGTGAACTGTATTTGTGTGAGTGACACTACCCGTCTCTGTTTGCTCTTTTAAAGGCCTTAAATGGCTAAAATCAACTACAATAATATCCAATTGTGAGACAAAGCGTAAAACAGCAGCTGGTAAACGACTGATAAGAGAACAAGCTGTTAATGTTCCTGTTTCACATGCAGTTCCTGTTTAAACAAGCAGACAGTCATCTAAAAGAAAAGCCATAGAGAGAAATT is from Labeo rohita strain BAU-BD-2019 chromosome 13, IGBB_LRoh.1.0, whole genome shotgun sequence and encodes:
- the LOC127175545 gene encoding LOW QUALITY PROTEIN: trace amine-associated receptor 6-like (The sequence of the model RefSeq protein was modified relative to this genomic sequence to represent the inferred CDS: deleted 1 base in 1 codon), with protein sequence MSDWGVTNVDNQTVQYCFPNNNLSCTKSIRPESEYIIVYIFVSVTSVFTVFLNLLVIVSISHFKQLHTPTNVLILSLAVADLIAGLILMPVQGMKLIEPCWYFGEIFCSIFPLILYVVVVASLGNMIIISVDRFIAVNDPLRYPLKVNTNRVIVTIVVNWLFSFAYSFYLLYDFLLHPERNHTCIGECVLVVTLENLIIDTFVCLVAPCCIIIPLYIKICFLAKRQAKHLNAVTEKKAKSEKKAARTLGIVVLVYLLFWMPYYIVTLSFGHDENDALIINVMYWMLCMNSCMNPLIYAMFYQWFRVSAKYILTMKIFEPSSEYFNLFPDEK